The following DNA comes from Lentibacillus sp. Marseille-P4043.
AATTTTACTCAAACAATACCTACCTACAAAAAAATCCTGCCCCGAAATTTTGGGACAGGATTTAATGAAACTTATGCCTGTTTCACTGTTATTTGATTATCGATCATATCAACATTTATTGCTGTTATATCATTGTTTTCCAATAGCAAGTCGGTTAATTGATCTTCTACTTTATCTTGGATAACCCGGCGTAATGGTCTTGCACCAAATCGTGGGTCATAACCAAGTCGAACCAATTCATGTTTTGCTGCATCAGAAATAGTGATATTTAAATTATTCTCTTCCATATTTTGTGTTAAATCATGAAGCATTAAATCAACAATTTCTAATAAATTAGCTTCACTTAGTTCATTAAATGAAATAATCGAGTCAAACCGGTTTAAGAACTCTGGTTTGAAATAAGCACTCAAATTTTCCAAAATGGATACAGATTCATGCTCGGATCGGTTAAAACCAACATTAATTTCTTTTATACCAGTTCCAGCGTTACTTGTCATGATAATAACTGTATCTTTAAAGCTTACCGTACGACCGTGTGAATCCGTTAAATGGCCATCTTCCATAATTTGCAGGAACATATTTTGTACATCAGGATGTGCTTTTTCAATTTCATCAAGCAAAATGATGGAATATGGATTACGACGGACACGCTCGGTTAATTGTCCTGCTTCCTCATGACCTACATAGCCTGGAGGGGAACCGATAATTTTTGACACCGCGTGTTTTTCCATATATTCACTCATGTCCAGACGAATAAGTGCGTCACGAGAGCCAAACAACTCCTCTGCTAGTGCCTTGGTTAATTCTGTTTTCCCGACACCAGTTGGACCAACAAATAGAAATGATCCAATTGGACGGTATTTTGATTTTAAACCTGCACGACTACGACGGATTGCTTTTGCAACCTTATCAACCGCTTGTTCTTGTCCAATTACTTTTTGCGATAGATTACTTGCAAGGTTTTTCATTTGTTCTTGTTCATCTTTTTGCAGTTTCGTAACAGGTATTCCTGTTTTTTCTTCAATAATTAATTGAATGTCTTCTAATCCTACATCAATTACTTGTGCTTCATCTTTTGCTTTATCCAGCTGTTTCTGCAATTGTATTTCCTGATAACGCAAGTGAGCTGCACGTTCATAGTCTTCTTTTTCAGCAGCTTGTTCTTTTTCCTGCACTACTTCATTTAATTTTTGTTCAATGGAATCAGAATCTTTTTCGGCATTGGCAAGGTTTAAGCGTGAGCCAACTTCATCCATTAAGTCAATTGCTTTATCTGGTAAAAACCGATCTTGAATATACCGTTGTGATAAGGTTACAAACGAACGGATAACATCATCGGAATATTTTACTTCATGGAATTTCTCATAACGCTCTTTGATACCATTTAAAATTTGTACAGCTTGTTCAACTGTCGGTTCTTTGACCATAATTGGCTGCAAGCGACGTTCAAGTGCTGCGTCTTTTTCAATATTGCGGTATTCTTTTAGTGTTGTTGCACCAATTAATTGTAGTTCACCACGTGCTAGTGCTGGCTTTAGAATGTTTCCCGCATCCATTTGTGAGCTTTCTGCTGTGCCTGCACCGACTAATAGATGGATTTCGTCAACAAACAAAATAACGTTTTTACGTGTTTGCAATTCCTGAACTAATTGCTTCATCCGCTCTTCAAATTGACCTCTTATGCCAGTGTTTGCAACGAGTGATGCTACATCAAGCAAATAAATTTCTTTGTTCATCAATTTTGTTGGAACATTACCTTCCGCGATTTTCACAGCTAATCCTTCCGCGATTGCTGTTTTCCCAACACCTGGTTCCCCAATTAAAACTGGGTTATTTTTATTTCGTCTATTAAGTGTTTCAATTACACGTTTCACTTCATTATCACGGCCGATCACTGGATCAATCAAGCCAGCGCGTGCAGCGTGTGAAACATTTTTTCCTAATTGATCAAGCAACCCATTTCCTTGGTTCCCTTGTCTTTCTTGTGTTCTTGTTCCAGCTTGTTGTGCGCCATTTCCTTGGAAGAAATGGTTTGCAAAATCACCTTGTTGATCGGAACCAAAACCTGAACCAGAGAAGAAGTTATTTGTTGGGTTTATCATTTGACCTTTTATTTCTTGAAAGCATTGATTACATACATGCAATTGCACTTTTTCATTATTTATTTGCATTGACATATTAATGGTTGCTGGTTGAATACCACATTGTTGACATTTCATCATGTCATTCCTCCTTGTGATTTTCATTAAATATTAGGTACCTGCTTCTTAGTAACCATTAAGCCACTAGAAGTGATAGTAAAATCGTCTTTTATCAATGTTTGACTTTGACTATCTTTGACCTTGTAACTACATTATACTCTGACCTTTTTTGACTTTCAAGAGGTTTGGTTAAATTTTTTACAAAAAACAGGTGCAGCTTATGAAGCCACACCCATTTCTTCCTATATTACAGTTTTGCTTTTTCTTTTTGTCTTAATTCAATTCTTCTAATCTTCCCTGATGTTGTTTTTGGCAATTCCTCAATAAATTCAATTTCCCTTGGATATTTATATGGAGCGGTTAGCTTCTTGACATGATCCTGTAACTCCTTAACCAACTCTGGAGTATTCTTGTCCACTCCTGCTCGCAAAACGACAAATGCTTTAACAATATTGCCACGGACTTCATGTGGACTTGCAACTACAGCACATTCTTGGACAGATGGATGTTTGACCAATGCATCTTCCACCTCAAATGGTCCAATTGTATAACCGGAACTGATAATAATGTCGTCACTGCGTCCTTCAAACCAAAAGTAGCCATCTTCATCCTTTGAAGCTTGGTCACCTGTCACATAATAATTGCCGCGCTGGGCTATTTTTGTGCGTTCTGGATCTTTATAATATTCGCGGAATAGTGCAGGACAATCAAGTTGAACCGCAATATCACCTACTTCGCCGACCGCAACAGGATCACCGTTTTCATCGATTACCTCGACATCATTACCTGGTGTCGGTTTTCCCATTGAGCCTGGTTTGACCTTCATATCTTTCATAAAGCCTAGTAACAACGTATTTTCTGTTTGTCCATAACCATCGCGAACAGTTATATCAAAATAGTTGCGGAATGTATCAATTACTTCTCTGTTTAGTGGCTCGCCAGCAGATACCGCACTATGTAGCGCAGGCAGTTGATAATCAGATAAGTTATCTACCTTGGCCATGATCCGATATTCCGTTGGGGTACAACATAAGACATTGATCTCGTTATCCTGAAGCAATGATAAATATGTTTTGGCATCGAATTTCCCGTGATATACAAAGCCCGTTGCGCCAGATCCTAATACAGACAAGAACGGACTCCAAATCCACTTTTGCCAGCCTGGCCCAGCTGTCGCCCAAACGGTATCACCATCATTAATACACAGCCAATTTTCGGACGCTGTTTTTAAATGGGCATAACCCCAACCATGGGTATGTACAACGCCTTTTGGATTTCCTGTCGTACCAGATGTATATGGCAAAAAGGCAATGTCATCGCGTGTCGTATCTGCGATTGCCAATTTATCAGATGCCTCGTCCTTTAAGCGGTCTAAAAAGAGCCAGTCGTCCACAGGTTCGCCAACAACAAAACGTGTTAGTTCATTGTATTCGTTGATTTCTTTGTATTGATCAACAAACGGATAATAGCTTACTACTCCACTGACTTCTCCATGACGAATCCGGTATTGTAAATCTTTTGTTTTCAACATTTCGGAGCTTGGTATAATGATAATCCCCGTTTTTAATGCGGCTAGATAAACTTCATATGCGGCAATCAATCGTGGGATCATAACTAAAATTTTGTCGCCTTTTTTTAAACCTTTTTCTAAGAAAACGTTTCCAATTTGGTTTACATTCTTCATCAACTGGGTATAAGTAACTATATCGTTATTCCCATTATCATCTTGCCAAATTAATGCCTTTCGTTCTGGATCTGTTGCATAACGCTCCATTTCCATTACAATATTATAATTTTTCGGAGCAACCAAGTCTTCTCTGTTCATCTGTATCAACTCCATTACTAGTATGTAAGTTTCATTATAGCAAATGTTGAGAAAACTTTAAATATATATTTTCACACTAAAATAAATTTCGATTTCTTTCGACAAAATGTATTTCAATATCATGACCATTGAACTATACTATTGTTATAGGACAATGCATTTATATTTTTCAATTTATAAGTAGGGACGTGATAACATGGCCAAGGTTCCCCAGAAGAGGAACAGCAATTTCTTACGCTCAATTTTTAAACAAAACAATATAAAGACGGAGAACACATCACCTATTGAGAATGATATTTTATTAGATTACTATCAATCTTTGGCAAGTTATCATCCAGATTTAATTGTTGTTCTTTCATTAGATGGTAAAATCATTTCTCAAAACAGAAAAAGTTTGAATGAATTTTTGGGGTATCATTCAAAAGATGATGTGAATTATAAAGATCTTATTCCTAAAGAAAGTCATCCAATCGTTCAATCGGCATTTTACGCTACATTAAAGGGTAAGCCCCAACGGTATGAGGT
Coding sequences within:
- the mbcS gene encoding acyl-CoA synthetase MbcS encodes the protein MNREDLVAPKNYNIVMEMERYATDPERKALIWQDDNGNNDIVTYTQLMKNVNQIGNVFLEKGLKKGDKILVMIPRLIAAYEVYLAALKTGIIIIPSSEMLKTKDLQYRIRHGEVSGVVSYYPFVDQYKEINEYNELTRFVVGEPVDDWLFLDRLKDEASDKLAIADTTRDDIAFLPYTSGTTGNPKGVVHTHGWGYAHLKTASENWLCINDGDTVWATAGPGWQKWIWSPFLSVLGSGATGFVYHGKFDAKTYLSLLQDNEINVLCCTPTEYRIMAKVDNLSDYQLPALHSAVSAGEPLNREVIDTFRNYFDITVRDGYGQTENTLLLGFMKDMKVKPGSMGKPTPGNDVEVIDENGDPVAVGEVGDIAVQLDCPALFREYYKDPERTKIAQRGNYYVTGDQASKDEDGYFWFEGRSDDIIISSGYTIGPFEVEDALVKHPSVQECAVVASPHEVRGNIVKAFVVLRAGVDKNTPELVKELQDHVKKLTAPYKYPREIEFIEELPKTTSGKIRRIELRQKEKAKL
- a CDS encoding ATP-dependent Clp protease ATP-binding subunit, which produces MKCQQCGIQPATINMSMQINNEKVQLHVCNQCFQEIKGQMINPTNNFFSGSGFGSDQQGDFANHFFQGNGAQQAGTRTQERQGNQGNGLLDQLGKNVSHAARAGLIDPVIGRDNEVKRVIETLNRRNKNNPVLIGEPGVGKTAIAEGLAVKIAEGNVPTKLMNKEIYLLDVASLVANTGIRGQFEERMKQLVQELQTRKNVILFVDEIHLLVGAGTAESSQMDAGNILKPALARGELQLIGATTLKEYRNIEKDAALERRLQPIMVKEPTVEQAVQILNGIKERYEKFHEVKYSDDVIRSFVTLSQRYIQDRFLPDKAIDLMDEVGSRLNLANAEKDSDSIEQKLNEVVQEKEQAAEKEDYERAAHLRYQEIQLQKQLDKAKDEAQVIDVGLEDIQLIIEEKTGIPVTKLQKDEQEQMKNLASNLSQKVIGQEQAVDKVAKAIRRSRAGLKSKYRPIGSFLFVGPTGVGKTELTKALAEELFGSRDALIRLDMSEYMEKHAVSKIIGSPPGYVGHEEAGQLTERVRRNPYSIILLDEIEKAHPDVQNMFLQIMEDGHLTDSHGRTVSFKDTVIIMTSNAGTGIKEINVGFNRSEHESVSILENLSAYFKPEFLNRFDSIISFNELSEANLLEIVDLMLHDLTQNMEENNLNITISDAAKHELVRLGYDPRFGARPLRRVIQDKVEDQLTDLLLENNDITAINVDMIDNQITVKQA